The following are encoded together in the Deltaproteobacteria bacterium genome:
- a CDS encoding phosphoglycerate dehydrogenase gives MMLVALIPPPSDPAFAAAFYSSMLGDGWSVSGFGNQDDVPDGVAAEVEFVIAPPPGPVDARLIARAPKLKLIQVPGHGFDHVNVADAAAAGVPVATVASSGAEAHTVAEMTLLLAGVAIRRIIAGDAAVRAGNWGSLAMLQHGVLELAGKTFGIIGLGRIGREVAKRARAFDMRVIYNAAARSDPATEMSLGAEFRELDTLLSESDIVSLHLPLTPQTRGLIGARALALMKSQAVLVNTARGQLVDSAALARALREGRIGAAAVDVFDPEPPLPDDPLRQAPNCVLSPHMAGVTAESVMRILTAALDNCRRVGRGEPPQDVIAAADGCHA, from the coding sequence ATGATGCTGGTCGCGCTGATTCCCCCGCCGTCGGATCCGGCATTCGCGGCCGCGTTCTACAGCAGCATGTTGGGCGATGGTTGGAGCGTGAGCGGTTTCGGCAACCAGGACGACGTGCCCGATGGCGTTGCTGCCGAGGTCGAGTTCGTTATTGCTCCGCCGCCGGGCCCGGTGGACGCCCGCCTGATTGCACGGGCGCCGAAGCTGAAGCTGATCCAAGTTCCCGGGCACGGCTTCGACCATGTTAATGTCGCCGACGCCGCTGCGGCGGGCGTGCCGGTCGCCACCGTGGCCTCATCCGGCGCGGAGGCGCACACGGTGGCCGAGATGACGCTCCTGCTCGCGGGCGTGGCGATCCGGCGCATTATCGCGGGCGACGCGGCGGTGCGCGCGGGCAACTGGGGGAGCCTCGCCATGCTGCAGCATGGCGTCTTGGAGTTGGCGGGCAAGACGTTTGGAATCATCGGCTTGGGGCGTATCGGGCGCGAAGTCGCCAAGCGTGCCCGTGCGTTCGATATGCGCGTCATCTACAACGCCGCCGCGCGTTCGGATCCCGCGACCGAGATGAGTCTGGGGGCGGAGTTCCGGGAGTTGGATACCCTTCTATCCGAGAGCGACATCGTGTCTCTGCACCTTCCCCTGACACCGCAGACGCGCGGCCTGATCGGCGCGCGCGCGCTGGCGCTGATGAAATCCCAGGCCGTGCTGGTCAATACTGCTCGCGGCCAGCTCGTCGACTCCGCCGCGCTGGCGCGTGCCCTGAGGGAGGGGCGGATCGGCGCGGCCGCCGTCGATGTCTTCGATCCCGAGCCGCCGCTGCCGGATGATCCACTGCGGCAGGCGCCGAACTGCGTGCTCTCGCCGCACATGGCCGGCGTAACCGCCGAGTCGGTGATGCGAATTCTCACCGCTGCCCTCGATAACTGCCGGCGGGTTGGCCGCGGCGAACCCCCGCAAGACGTAATTGCGGCCGCGGACGGATGTCACGCGTGA
- a CDS encoding 2Fe-2S iron-sulfur cluster binding domain-containing protein, with protein sequence MAKLRVLHESGEPERVIEFDVSKSPFQHDGRPGSILDVLLGHGVHLGHACGGNCACTTCHVVIKQGAELLSPQCESEDDLLDKAPGLTPTSRLGCQAVVERDGEVVVLIPRFTINLA encoded by the coding sequence ATGGCGAAGTTGCGTGTGCTGCACGAGAGCGGCGAGCCCGAGCGGGTAATCGAGTTCGACGTGAGCAAGTCTCCCTTTCAACACGACGGCCGGCCCGGCTCGATTTTGGACGTGCTGCTGGGCCACGGGGTGCACCTCGGTCACGCCTGCGGCGGCAACTGCGCTTGCACCACCTGCCACGTGGTCATCAAGCAGGGGGCCGAGCTGTTGTCGCCACAGTGCGAGAGTGAAGATGACCTGCTGGATAAAGCACCGGGGCTTACCCCCACCTCGCGCCTGGGTTGCCAGGCGGTGGTAGAGCGCGACGGGGAGGTAGTCGTGCTGATCCCGCGCTTCACCATCAATCTCGCATGA